The following coding sequences are from one Desulfosporosinus orientis DSM 765 window:
- a CDS encoding sensor histidine kinase: MFKKIIKRKLIKLEKARDIHQAAPHKFYRTYEEFHRKHDGFYDQHRELCLHHEFQRKHREFKKYHKSLRLFRPASILVNLIILYLLFRFFGIKTISVLFAGFIIIQEFLLLLFIWRIEKRVFKPIDKLKSGVEEISKGNYQVKIESDSISDLGFIALLVDSFNEMAQKLQASEKIKSEYEENRKMLIANISHDLKTPISTVQGYIEAILDGVVNSPDKVKMYLKTIYQNTVYIDRLIDDLFLFSKLDLQKLDFNFELVKAKAFMNDLMEEFKFELEERRYRFYYGDHLETNCTINIDRKRLYQAFRNIIGNAVKYGDSQDLTIKVQLTGRENVISITIEDNGPGIPADKLPHIFDRFYRIDDERTKDLMSTGLGLAIAKELVQAHKGTISVSSIEKAGTFFTINLPISHSTE, from the coding sequence GTGTTTAAGAAAATCATAAAACGGAAATTGATAAAACTAGAAAAGGCAAGGGATATTCACCAAGCAGCTCCTCATAAATTCTATAGAACTTATGAGGAGTTTCACAGAAAACATGATGGATTCTATGATCAGCATCGAGAATTATGCCTTCATCATGAATTTCAGAGAAAACATAGGGAATTTAAAAAATATCATAAATCCCTGCGTCTTTTTCGTCCAGCTAGTATACTCGTGAACTTAATTATTCTATACTTATTATTTAGATTTTTCGGCATCAAAACAATTAGTGTTTTGTTTGCTGGATTTATAATTATTCAGGAGTTTCTGCTATTATTATTTATTTGGCGTATAGAGAAAAGGGTCTTCAAACCCATAGATAAACTTAAAAGTGGAGTGGAAGAAATTTCTAAAGGGAATTATCAGGTCAAGATTGAGAGCGATTCTATTAGTGATCTTGGATTTATTGCATTATTGGTGGATTCTTTCAATGAAATGGCCCAAAAATTACAAGCAAGTGAGAAGATAAAGTCTGAATATGAAGAAAATAGAAAAATGCTTATTGCAAATATTTCTCATGATCTTAAAACCCCAATCTCAACTGTCCAAGGTTACATTGAAGCTATATTGGACGGGGTAGTTAATTCACCCGACAAGGTAAAAATGTACCTCAAAACCATCTACCAAAACACGGTTTATATTGATCGATTAATTGATGATCTTTTTCTGTTCTCAAAGTTAGATCTTCAAAAACTGGATTTTAACTTTGAACTTGTAAAAGCGAAAGCTTTTATGAATGATTTGATGGAAGAATTTAAGTTTGAACTTGAAGAAAGACGATACAGGTTTTACTATGGAGATCATTTAGAGACGAATTGTACAATTAACATTGACCGCAAACGACTGTATCAGGCCTTCCGGAATATCATAGGGAATGCTGTTAAGTATGGAGATAGCCAGGACTTAACTATTAAGGTTCAATTAACGGGGCGAGAGAATGTCATCTCTATTACCATTGAGGACAATGGTCCGGGAATTCCGGCTGACAAACTACCACATATTTTTGATCGCTTTTATAGAATTGATGATGAGCGGACAAAAGACCTTATGAGTACCGGTCTGGGCTTGGCTATAGCGAAAGAATTGGTGCAAGCTCATAAGGGAACTATTTCTGTATCGAGTATAGAAAAAGCGGGTACTTTTTTTACCATTAACCTGCCCATAAGTCATTCTACGGAATAG